The genomic DNA TGACATTTATTTGTCCCCCTCTTTTACATTTTCTTCTATAAAGTCAACTATTTCCTTAATTGGGGTACCAGGAGTGAAAATACCTTCAATTCCTAAATCCCTCAAGAATTGATGATCTTCTTCTGGAATAATTCCTCCAGAGATTACTACAACATCTTCTGCTCCTTCTTCTTTAAGCTTTTTCATTACTTCTGGAAAAAGGTGTTTATGAGCACCAGAAAGAATACTTAAACCAATAACATCTACATCTTCCTGAATAGCTGCTCTTACTATATCATCAGGAGTTTTTCTAAGACCTGTATAAACAACCTCCATTCCTGATTCCTTTAGACCACGGGCTATAACTTTTGCCCCACGATCATGACCATCAAGACCTGGTTTTGCTATTAATACTTTTATCCTCTTATCACCCATATGAACTCTCCTTTCTTATATCTTATGATTTTAAAAACTAATTAAACTAAAATTAATAATTGCATTGCATTTTTGTATACAATGTATAATAAAAAATAATCTAATCTAAAAATTCTTTTAAATTAGATATTATTTTTTCTTCTGCATTAAATTTATGATTTAAAGATTTTTTTACAGCCTTTTCAGCTTCTCTATTTTTAATTAATTCAAATAATTCAATATGTTCTTTTGAAGCACTTAAAAATCTTTCTTTATCATTAGAAAATGAAATATGAGTATAACGAAGATGCTTTCCTTCAAAATTTTTATAAGTATTAATAAATAGAGAATTATTATAAATATTAAGTATTTCAAAATGAAAATTTACATTAAATTCATTGTATTCTTTTAAATATTTATCAGCTATTGGAGAATTATTACTTTTTTCTCTATCATAACCTGTTTTTATTTCAGAGACTATTTTTTCTAAATTATCTAAATCTCCTTCTTCCCAGGTTTTTGCAATATTTTCAACTGCCACTTTTTCTAATAACCTTTCCATTTCATAAATATCTTTAAGTTCTTTAATAGATAATTTACTAACTTTCACACCACCACTTACATTTCTTGTTAGAAACCCTTCAAATTCTAAAAGTTTAATAGCTTCCCTAAGTGGAGTCCTACTTACCTGTAGTTGCTTAGAAAGATTTTGTTCAATCAATCTTTCACCTGGAGCCAAATCCATTGTTATTATGGCATTTTTCAAAGTTTCATAAACTATATCAGCAGTAGACATTTTTTTAGTATTTATCGGCTTTAATTCCATAAAAATCTGCCTCCATTTACAAAAATAACAACTTTTTATCAATGTTTTCTTGCTTTTTTGCATCATTGAATATTTGTATACAATTAAAGAATAACATAAGTATTTTTAATTGTCAATAAATTTTAACTTTCCTTTTTATCAAGAAAGAAAATCCCAATTCCACCTATTCCTAAATGGACTCCCAGTACACTACCTATTTTTTCTATACAAAAAATATTTCCACCTATTTCTTCAATTTTTTCTTTTAATAATTCTGCCTGTTTTAAGTCATCAGCATGGGCTACCCCAATTAATTGCTCACTTAGATCATAACTTTTATTTTTAAGAAAATCGATCATTTTATTAATCGCTTTTTTAGATCCGCGAACTTTTTGCAAAAGTTCTATTTCCCCATCATTTACATGCAAAATGGGTTTTATTTTAAGGATATTGCCAATAAATGATTTAGTTTTACTAATTCTCCCACCTCTCATAAGGGCTTTTAAATTATCTAACATAAAAACATGTTGAATATGATTGGCAAAAAATTTGACTTTTTTAATTATTTCTTTTCTATCTTTTCCCTCATCTGCTAATATAGCTGCTTTATATGCTATTATCCCTGTAGCCACAGAACCGGCTTTACTATCTAAAACATCTATTTTACATTCTTTATATTTTTCCTCTACATCTCTGGCAACTAATTTTGCCAATTGATAGGCTCCTGACATTTTAGATGAAAAACTAATATAGATAGAATCATAACCTGCTTTTGCATTTTTAACAAAAACCTTTTTTATGTCTTCAGGACTGATTTGAGATGTTTTAGGGAAATTTTTATCTCGAATAGATTGATATACCTGATCAACCTGAATATCAATTCCATCTTTATAACTTTCATCACCTATATGAATATTAAAAGGTAGAATTTCTATATCATATTCTTTTAATATTTTTTTAGGCAAATCACAGGCACTATCCACAATTATTTTAATTCCCACTTCTAATCACATCCTTTATTTAATTATTCCTAAATTATATTAGTTATATACTTTTTCAAAGAATATCTTATTCTGTCTTTCTTACCCTTTGTTGTATCAGCAGTAATCAACGAATTATAAATTGCTTCTTCAGTTGTTTCAGCAGTTGCTTTAAATAATTTATTTATTTTATTTTCATTAATAATTTTTACATCTAAAATCTCATCATTTTCATCATGTTTTATTTTATTAGCAGTAGAAAATCCAATAGCGATTTCTCCGCTCCCATTTTCTATATAAGAACCAGTTCTGTTAATCCCTACACTTGTCCTTTTTATAATTCTATTTAATTGTCTTGAACTTAAAGGAATATCTGTTCCTAAAATCACTATTATTGAACCCTTTTGTTCTGGTTCTTCAGATTTTATACCTTCATTTTTCTCTAGATTTTTTATTATTTCACCAGCTTTAATACCATTTAATCTAAAGTCTTCTTTTTTCCCAAAATTAGATAAAACTAATATCCCTAAATGAAAATTTTTATTAGCAATACTTATCTTTCTAGAGGAAGAACCAATTCCACCTTTTAAACCATAACAACTCATACCAGTTCCTGCTCCAATAGCTCCTTCTCTAAAATCATCCCCTACATTCTCAAATGCTTTAAAAACATGATTCTCTTTTAAATGCAAACCTCTGATATCATTTAAATACTGATCATTACATTCACAAATTATAGGATTTACTGTACCTGTTTTATCTCCTATTTTTTTATTTTGCTCAAGCATTTTCCTGACAAGAGCCTGATGAGCTATCCCAACATTTAAAGTATTGGTTAGCAGGATTGGAGTTTCAATTGTACCTAATTCATTAATTTGAATTAGACCTGTAGACTTACCAAATCCATTAATTACATGACTGGCTGCTATGATTTTTTCTTTGAAAAGATTGCCATTGTGTGGCAAAACCGCTGTTACTCCTGTTCTTATTTCACCACTAGCAAGTGTATAATGTCCGACTTTTACTCCTTTAATATCAGTAATCGAATTTTTGTAACCTGTTTCAAAATCGCCAACATTGATATTGTAATCACGTATTCTTTTTGTTTTATTCATAATTTTCACCATTATCCAAGTTTATCACCTTTTTCAACTTCTTCTTCTGGGGTTATGAGAACAACTCCTTTTTTAGAATAAACTCCCAGGACTAAAACTTCTGATATAAAATCTGCTATTTGTTTGGGAGGAAAATTAACCACTCCTAAAACCTGTTTTCCGATTAATTCATCTAATTCATAATTATCTGTAATTTGAGCACTGGAATCTTTTATACCAATTTCTTCTCCAAAATCAACTTTTAGTTTATAAGCATCTTTTCTGGCTTTTTCAAAATCTTCAGCTTCAATTATTTCTCCTACTCTTATATCCATTTTTCTAAAATCTTTGAATTTAGCCATTTTATACCTCCCTCTTATTATTATATTATAAATATTATTTTTGAGCAATTCAGATAGCTAAATATTATGGTTTTTAAAAAATTAAAGAACTAACAAATACTGCAAAAATGGCTCCTAATACTACAAATATTAAATTTTTTTCTTTATAAGCTAAAATAAAAGCCGTTATGGCTCCCAAAATAGCAGTAAGTGGTCTTCCAGTAGAACTAATAAATGCAGGAAAAATAAGGGCACTTAAAACTGCAATTGGAATAAAACTTAAAAAAGATTTTAAATATGAAGGTAATTTTACTCCAGGTAAAATAGCCAACGGAATCATCCTTGGTATATATGTAACCAGGGCCATACCCAAAACCATTATAAAATTATTTTTCATCACCACTCACTCCTTCCGGAAAAAATATAGTAGCTATTATAGAGGCAATAATTGTAACTAAGACTATTTCCCATCCTTTTGAAATATCAACAATATTTCTTAACAAATAAAAACTACTACTAACTATAATGGTTATTAAAACTGTAAAAACTGCTGTTTTTGATTCTTTCAGATTTGGGACAAGCAGACCAATAAACATAGCATATAATGCAATCCCCATGCTTGACTGAATAATCTCAGGTAAACTGGCACCTAAATAATGACCAAATATAGACCCTATAACCCAGGCTGAATAGGATATTAGATTAAGACCAAAAAGAAAAAATCCTTCTATATCTTTATTTTGCATTGAAGCTACCGAAAATGTTTCATCAGTTATCCCAAATGAAAGAAAAAATAACCATTTTGGAGGAATATTGTCTTTTAACTTTTGGGAAAGAGAAGCGGACATTAAAAAGTGACGAAAATTTAAAATAAAAGTTGTTAATACTACTTCCCCAATTCCTGTTCCTAAAGCCACTAAATTAACAGCCACAAACTGACTTGCTCCTGCAAAAACCATAACTGACATAAGAAATGTATTTAAAAAAGAAAGCCCACTATTTCTAGCAAGAAGACCAAAAGTTAAAGCTATAGGCAAATAACCAATAGCAACTGGGAGACCTGTTTTAAATCCTTTTTTAAAATTTATTTTATTTTCTTTAAATTTATTACCCACAACCATTACTACTATCACCTCTGCTTTATTCTAATGAAAATATAAATTATAAAATTATTACTTAAATCTTATTTTCAACAAATTTTAATTAACTCCTTCATAAATTTTGCTTTAAATCTTGAGCTAAATACTATATGATATATATTAAGAGTAATAATTATTAATTAAATTGGAGGTCTGGAATAATGGAGACAATTTTATACAGTTTTTTTGCAGGAGCTTCAACATCAATTGGAGTATTTATTTTGATGTTATTTGGAAAACCGGATAAAAACATTATGGCTTCACTACTTGGATTTGCAGGAGGAATAATGTTTGCAATTTCTGTTTTTGAATTAATGCCAGAAGCAGTAAACCTCGGTTCAGAATTAATTATGATTATTGGAGTTTTATTAGGTGCTTTAATGATGTGGAGCCTTGATAAATTAGTTCCACATTCCCATTTATCCAGTTCTGATGATCTTGCTGTAGAAAATCCGGAAAAAATGAAAGAAAGAGATCCTATTTTACGTACAGGTTATTTGGTTCTATTTGGGATAGCTATTCACAACCTACCAGAAGGTCTAGCTATTGGAGCAGGTTTTGAATCAAGCCCTGAAGTTGGATTATTAATAGCAGTTGCTATCGCATTTCATAATATACCTGAAGGCCTGGCTATTGCCGGCCCTCTCAAAGCTGGCGGAATAGATAATTGGCGCCTTTTTTGGTTTACATTAATGGCAGGACTTATGACTCCAATTGGTACTATTATCGGTAAATTGATTTTTAATATATCACCTGTTTTAATTGGAGGTTCTCTTGGCTTCGCTGCAGGTGCTATGATATATATTGTAAATGATGAGCTTATACCTCAATCCAATCACATGCAGGACCATTTTGCAAATGCCGGCCTTATTATCGGTTTATTAATAGGATATTTAATATTATAAATACTTTAGTGATTTGACATATTAAATTACTACTGGTATAATTTAAATAATCTATTCATTCAGGGGGTGAGCAGAGACTAGTTTTGTAATAATTAACTTACTTATGTTACATATTTAGAAGTATGTTAGATGAGTTTAGGAGAGTTGAGACGAGTTGAGCACAACAAAATCTTAATATGGGTTATCTTTGTTTTTGATGATAACTAGTTCATACT from Halanaerobiales bacterium includes the following:
- a CDS encoding DegV family protein — its product is MGIKIIVDSACDLPKKILKEYDIEILPFNIHIGDESYKDGIDIQVDQVYQSIRDKNFPKTSQISPEDIKKVFVKNAKAGYDSIYISFSSKMSGAYQLAKLVARDVEEKYKECKIDVLDSKAGSVATGIIAYKAAILADEGKDRKEIIKKVKFFANHIQHVFMLDNLKALMRGGRISKTKSFIGNILKIKPILHVNDGEIELLQKVRGSKKAINKMIDFLKNKSYDLSEQLIGVAHADDLKQAELLKEKIEEIGGNIFCIEKIGSVLGVHLGIGGIGIFFLDKKES
- a CDS encoding cobalamin B12-binding domain-containing protein; translated protein: MGDKRIKVLIAKPGLDGHDRGAKVIARGLKESGMEVVYTGLRKTPDDIVRAAIQEDVDVIGLSILSGAHKHLFPEVMKKLKEEGAEDVVVISGGIIPEEDHQFLRDLGIEGIFTPGTPIKEIVDFIEENVKEGDK
- a CDS encoding P1 family peptidase, coding for MNKTKRIRDYNINVGDFETGYKNSITDIKGVKVGHYTLASGEIRTGVTAVLPHNGNLFKEKIIAASHVINGFGKSTGLIQINELGTIETPILLTNTLNVGIAHQALVRKMLEQNKKIGDKTGTVNPIICECNDQYLNDIRGLHLKENHVFKAFENVGDDFREGAIGAGTGMSCYGLKGGIGSSSRKISIANKNFHLGILVLSNFGKKEDFRLNGIKAGEIIKNLEKNEGIKSEEPEQKGSIIVILGTDIPLSSRQLNRIIKRTSVGINRTGSYIENGSGEIAIGFSTANKIKHDENDEILDVKIINENKINKLFKATAETTEEAIYNSLITADTTKGKKDRIRYSLKKYITNII
- a CDS encoding tRNA-binding protein, with the protein product MAKFKDFRKMDIRVGEIIEAEDFEKARKDAYKLKVDFGEEIGIKDSSAQITDNYELDELIGKQVLGVVNFPPKQIADFISEVLVLGVYSKKGVVLITPEEEVEKGDKLG
- a CDS encoding AzlD domain-containing protein; amino-acid sequence: MKNNFIMVLGMALVTYIPRMIPLAILPGVKLPSYLKSFLSFIPIAVLSALIFPAFISSTGRPLTAILGAITAFILAYKEKNLIFVVLGAIFAVFVSSLIF
- a CDS encoding AzlC family ABC transporter permease, yielding MIVVMVVGNKFKENKINFKKGFKTGLPVAIGYLPIALTFGLLARNSGLSFLNTFLMSVMVFAGASQFVAVNLVALGTGIGEVVLTTFILNFRHFLMSASLSQKLKDNIPPKWLFFLSFGITDETFSVASMQNKDIEGFFLFGLNLISYSAWVIGSIFGHYLGASLPEIIQSSMGIALYAMFIGLLVPNLKESKTAVFTVLITIIVSSSFYLLRNIVDISKGWEIVLVTIIASIIATIFFPEGVSGDEK
- a CDS encoding ZIP family metal transporter, producing the protein METILYSFFAGASTSIGVFILMLFGKPDKNIMASLLGFAGGIMFAISVFELMPEAVNLGSELIMIIGVLLGALMMWSLDKLVPHSHLSSSDDLAVENPEKMKERDPILRTGYLVLFGIAIHNLPEGLAIGAGFESSPEVGLLIAVAIAFHNIPEGLAIAGPLKAGGIDNWRLFWFTLMAGLMTPIGTIIGKLIFNISPVLIGGSLGFAAGAMIYIVNDELIPQSNHMQDHFANAGLIIGLLIGYLIL
- a CDS encoding GntR family transcriptional regulator encodes the protein MELKPINTKKMSTADIVYETLKNAIITMDLAPGERLIEQNLSKQLQVSRTPLREAIKLLEFEGFLTRNVSGGVKVSKLSIKELKDIYEMERLLEKVAVENIAKTWEEGDLDNLEKIVSEIKTGYDREKSNNSPIADKYLKEYNEFNVNFHFEILNIYNNSLFINTYKNFEGKHLRYTHISFSNDKERFLSASKEHIELFELIKNREAEKAVKKSLNHKFNAEEKIISNLKEFLD